Proteins encoded within one genomic window of Clostridia bacterium:
- a CDS encoding GntR family transcriptional regulator — MGRLELRIDPTRPLYMQIVEQIERGVLRGLLDAGERLPSVRQLSLALGVNPNTVARAYRELEAAGVIETRAGSGTFVADDVAGAHVRRRELAWEATAVWSKEMCDLGVSVDEALEMARRALLSPPGASPPPARPPAEQPVTPADRSGLTRSEDAAESKSGPEAPREGVQR; from the coding sequence GGGCGGCTCGAACTGCGCATCGACCCGACGCGTCCCCTGTACATGCAGATCGTGGAGCAGATCGAGCGGGGCGTGCTTCGTGGGTTGCTCGATGCGGGAGAGCGCCTGCCGTCCGTCCGCCAGCTGTCGCTGGCCCTCGGCGTGAATCCGAACACCGTCGCTCGCGCGTATCGAGAACTTGAGGCGGCCGGCGTGATCGAGACGCGGGCGGGATCCGGGACGTTCGTCGCGGACGATGTCGCGGGCGCGCACGTCCGCCGGCGGGAACTGGCTTGGGAGGCGACCGCGGTCTGGTCAAAGGAGATGTGCGACCTGGGCGTTTCCGTCGATGAAGCGTTGGAGATGGCGCGCAGGGCGCTGCTGAGCCCGCCCGGCGCCAGCCCGCCGCCCGCGCGCCCGCCTGCGGAGCAGCCGGTCACCCCGGCCGATCGGTCCGGGCTGACCCGATCGGAAGACGCGGCCGAAAGCAAGTCGGGGCCTGAAGCGCCCCGGGAAGGAGTGCAACGGTGA